The Triticum aestivum cultivar Chinese Spring chromosome 5A, IWGSC CS RefSeq v2.1, whole genome shotgun sequence genomic sequence CACCAACCGCTCCCACCTGGTCGTCCTCTCCGCCCAGAAGGAGCGCGACCTTGGTGAGTCCCATTTCACCGAGTTGAAGCACATCTACAGGCATAGGACGGTCGACCCACACCATCCGGATAGCGTCCGTGTACGTCTCATCGCCGACAAAATCATCCACGCCGCCAACCGCGGCCTTGGCATCTACGACAGCCGTGACGCCCCCTTGCTCAGCGTCACccgcaaagggaagaagaagccGTGGGCACGGCAGCCGCACACGAGGCACCTCCATGGGCTCGACACCTGGGAGCTGGTCCTTGTCAGTGATGGTAGGATCGGAGCCACGTCCTCCCCCGGTGGCAGGATTTTAGTCTTCACCGGCCTGCTCGACTGGCTTAAGACCGACGGCGAGATCGCCTTCTGCATTGCACACGAGGTGAGGTTCCTACCGAACCGCAGGGTTTCATGTTCAGGTCCGATCTGACGACGTGCGTTGCTTTCGGTTATTTTCTCTAGATTGGGCACCACATTGCAAGGCACACAGCGGATATCACGAGTAGATTGTTGCTACCGAAATTCCTACGCCCAACCTTCATACGACGGTACATTTTTTTCTTACGACAGTACATACTATATACAATGACCGCTTCAGCATATATATTTcatgtttaattttttttgaataattGTTCGTTCGTACTGGTTATTTGTGTTTTGCATTAAAAACATAATGATATATATGTTTAGAAAGTACTCCAtacgtaaactaatataagagcgtttacaaAGAAAGTATTAGTGTGTAGAGGTAGTCTCTTTGTTGCCAATCCTTCTCCCCTTTCAAAATAATTAATAATTTATTTAGATATAAACTTATTTAGCTTTGGAGTGTGTTATGTTACAAAAACATACTATGTCACCACAAACACCTCTCTTCTCATTAACTACtagccacataagcaaatttgtctaGGAATGTGTTATGTTACTTGCTATGTTAATCCCTCTATAACCAGCCTAACCGACCATCACCCGATTGAACTTGGTGAGTTCAGTCAAATTGGTCGGCTCAAAAAAGAAAGTTCAGTCAAATTCCAGTCACTATGTAACTTGCTTTTTTTTTGAGGAACTATCTAACTAGCTAGTATGGTAATGTTCAATGTGCCCCCTGGTAGAAACCCTTTTCCAGACTTAGATTGCTTACTTTGTTTAGTATGAAACCCATGCAAGTTTTTCATGTTAATTTGAAGCTCTCCTGATAATGTTGCCTATGTATGTAAATAGGGCTGAGATAGAGGCAGATCGCATTGGAATCTTGCTGCTCGCTGCTGCTGGTTTTCATCCAGACCATGCCCTTGCATTCGCTAAGAAGGCAGCTACAGTTGTACCAAAGTATTCTGTACTGAAACAGATGCTAGAAATTACTCATCCCCACCCTGAGGACAGACTGGCGCGTTTATCAGAGGCTAAGACCATGGAGGAAGCGCTTGAACTGTACAGAGAAGCTACTGCCAGGGATAAAGTAACTGAAAAATATTTCAGTAACCCAACCATGTAAGATATACCTTTTTGGGTGAATTCCATGCAAAGTCGGGCAAATggtattttaattattttttaagaggTGTGTCCGTAAAGACATCTGATACTTAATATATGGCCTTAGATCTCTCCGCAAAGATAATGGTATTTCAATTTATGAAAATACCATCCAGTAAGATTAACTCTCCTAGTAACAAAGACTAAACTGATACCCCAAAACCCCCTGGTTACTAGTCTGGAGGTGGAACTTGAGGATTGTAGATGTTAAACTGTATATTGTTAGGGTATAGGAGGTTGCTAATATTGTACTTATCTCCTGTAACCAACTGTATCTTGTGCCCTAGTTGCACCCTATAAATACATCCTGAGGCCACCAGGTTTGGTGCGCCGatccaatctctctctctctctctctctctctctctctctctNNNNNNNNNNNNNNNNNNNNNNNNNNNNNNNNNNNNNNNNNNNNNNNNNNNNNNNNNNNNNNNNNNNNNNNNNNNNNNNNNNNNNNNNNNNNNNNNNNNNNNNNNNNNNNNNNNNNNNNNNNNNNNNNNNNNNNNNNNNNNNNNNNNNNNNNNNNNNNNNNNNNNNNNNNNNNNNNNNNNNNNNNNNNNNNNNNNNNNNNNNNNNNNNNNNNNNNNNNNNNNNNNNNNNNNNNNNNNNNNNNNNNNNNNNNNNNNNNNNNNNNNNNNNNNNNNNNNNNNNNCTCTCTCTCTCTGCGTATAGCTGGCGCCATGGGCTACGTCGATGGCACGCTTTCTGCTCCCGCCAAGCTTCTGGACCCCGATGACAAGGGGGTGTGTGCTCCCAATCCGGAGTATGCCACCTGGTTTCACCAGGATCAAATCATCCTCAGCtacctcctctcctctctctccgaCGAGGTGCTGCAGCAAGTGCATCAGTTGGACACCTCTCGGGCCATCTGGTCTCATGTCGAGGAGATGTACACCGCCCACTGCCGCGCCATCATCGTCCAGATCAAGATGGACATGGCGGTCTTCAGGAAAGGCACTCTGTCCATGGCGGATTACTTCGCCAAGATCCGCGCCAACGTCGACCAGCTTGCAGCTGTCGGCCGTCCCATGCGTGAGGAGGACATCATCACCGCTGTCATCACCAGCCTCGACAGCGACTACGAGCCCCTCATCACCTCGTACACCACCCTTCCCGAGGGCATGTCTCTTGGTGAGTTTTACTCTCATGCGATCTCCTTCGAACGGCGTCGCGAGTACAATGCTGCTCGCCAACATGGCGGCTCCTCCGTCAACTACGTCGCCCGAGACTCCAACGGCAAAACCAACAACTCCAATCGGGGCAAGGGCAACTACCGTGGCAAGGGCCGCGGTAACTCCGGAGATCGCGGCAACTACAACAACAACTCTCGCGGTGGTGATCGCGGGaaccgcggtggcggcggcgcgcgccAACAAGGCGACTTCGGTGGAAATCACGGTGGTGACCGCGGTGATAACCGCGTCCAGTGCCAACTCTGCCGCGGCCCTGGGCATTATGCCTGGGAGTGTGGCCAACGCTATAATCATGCGTTTCAACCGCAACAGTCCAAGATGGTCGGGCTTGCCGCTGCTTCTCCTCCTTCCATCTTACGTGATCCTGCTTGGTTCACTGACACCAGCGCCACAGACCACATCACCGGCGATCTGGATCGCCTCACCATCCGGGAGAAGTACCCAGGAAGAGATCACATCCACACTGCTGACGGATCAGGTTTGCACATAGCTCATCGTGGTCATGCAATTCTTCCTACCCCCTCTGCCAATCTCAAACTTCGCAATATTTTGCATGTTCCTAATGCTGACAAGAACCTTCTCTCTGTCAATCGTCTTGCTGTTGATAATCATGCTTATCTAAAGTATTATCCTACTCACTTTCTCATGAAGGATTTGATCACCAAGAGGGTTCTACTTCAAGGTAGATGTGAGAATGGGCTATACCCCATTCGGCCGTCATCCCATCATGCCCTGTCTTCGGTTCGACTGTCAGCTGGAGATTGGCACGCCAGGCTTGACCACCCATCCATTCAAGTCGTTCAGCACGTTTTATCGTCCAATAAACTAGCTTCCTCTAGTCGGTCTATGACCCATGTGTGTAATGCATGTCAACAAGGCAAAGCACACCAGCTTCCCTTTCCTAGATCATCGAGTGTCTCTTCTTCTCCATTAGAACTTATTTTTTCGGATGTGTGGGGACCTGCCAAAACTTCTTCTGGTGGGTTCCAGTACTATGTTTCATTTATCGATGATTATAGTCAATTTGTGTGGATCTACCTTCTCAAGAGAAAATGTGATGTGTTTGAAGTTTTTCGTGACTTTCTTgctcatgttgaacgccttctATCTCGTAAGATTTTATGTATTCAATTAGACTGGGGTGGGGAATACGAGAAGCTTAGCAACACGTTTTTTCGCCAACTTGGCATTCTGCATCACGTTTCTTGCCCACACACACACCAGCAAAATGGTTTGGCCGAAAGGAAACACCGTCATATCGTTGACATGGGACTCTCTTTACTATCACATGCGTCCATGCCACTTCAGTTTTGGGATGAGGCCTATCTCTCGGCTTGCTACCTCATCAATAGACTCCCTAGTCGTGTCATTGGCAATCTTAGTCCTATGGAAAAACTCTTCCAAACCAAACCGGACTACACGTCTCTTCGTATGTTTGGTTGTGCTTGCTGGCCCAATATGCGTCCCTACAACACGCACAAACTTGCCTTTAGATCCCAACAGTGTGTGTTTGTTGGCTATAGCATTCGCCACAAAGGATATAAATGTCTTCATCTACCCACGGCTCGTGTCTATATCTCTAGGGATGTCACGTTTGATGAAACAGTTTTTCCTTTTGCCAACCCTTCTACCTCTCCCAGACCACCTCGCGTTGCAGAACAAACCATACCTTTATTTCCGCATGACCACATGAACTATGGTATACCTACTGTGTCTACTAATCTGGATGCAGGATCCCCTTTGGCGCAGACGATCCCAGGTACGGCAGGCAATCTTGCGTCCGAGGAAGATCTGGGCACGGGATCCGGAGTGGATCCATCCTCGGATCACGTGTCAATCCAGGCCAACTGCCCGTCAGGCGGTCGCGGGGCGCCGTTGGCCCACGTGGCGCCTTCTGACGGCCTGGTCGCCCCATCGCCCGACCCGCCCCCTTCAGTGGTGGGGCCTGGCATGGGCCCACCCCCTGTCGCCTCCAACCCGCTGCAGGCAGGCGCCCACGTGCCCGCTCGCCAGCGGGTGGGCCGGCCTTGTCTCGCGTCAGGAGCGCCCGTGTCGCCTGGTCCCTCCTCGCGATTGCCGCAGGATTCTCCTGCTGCACCTGCTGGCGACACGGGATCCCAGGAGGGTCCGATGTCGTCTGTCGTGTCCGCTGGTGGCACGGGATCCCAGGTGGATCCTCTTCCCTCTGCAGGTCCCGCCTCTGGATCTTCTGCGCCCAGGGCTGCCGCACCGCCTGCACATACGATGATGACACGCACACGCGATCATACTCGCAAGGCTGTGCAACATACGGATGGCACCATTAATTATGACCCATCCAGACGTGCTTTTCTGGTCTGTCGGGAACCTCGTGATCATCGTGAAGCCATGGCATCTCCGGCTTGGCGTGCCGCTATGCAGTCTGAGCTTGATGCACTTCGTCACAATGGTACATGGACTTTAGTTCCACCACCACCTCATGTCAATGTCATTGACTGCAAATGGGTTTTCAAAATCAATTACAAAGCTGATGGCACTATTGATCATCACAAGGCACGTCTTGTTGCCAAAGGGTTCAAGCAACGCTATGGTCTTGACTATGATGATACGTTCAGCCCCGTTGTCAAACCAGTCACTGTTCGTTTGGTCCTTTCCATTGTTGTCTCCCGCGGTTGGTGTCTGCGCCAGTTGGATGTTCAGAATGCTTTCCTTCATGGAGTTCTCCAGGAACAGGTATATATGCGGCAACCTCCTGGATTTGTGGATCCCAATGCTCCTCGGGCTCTATGCAAACTGCAGAAAGCTATCTATGGACTCAAACAGGCACCTAGAGCCTGGTACTCTAGGATCAGCTCTCGACTGCTTCAGCTTGGCTTTGTGGCTTCTAAAGCAGACACTTCCCTGTTTATCTTTCATCGTGGCAGTGTCACCATGTTcatgcttgtctatgttgatgacattattgttggggaacgtagcagaatttaaaattttctacgcatcaccaagatcaatctatggagttatctagcaacgagggaaaggggagtgcatctacatacccttgtagatcgcgcgcggaagcgttcaagagaacggggttgatggagtcgtactcgtcgtgatccaaatcaccgatgacagagcgccgaacggacggcacctccgcgtgcaacacacgtacggttgggaagacgtctcctccttcttgatccagcaagggggaaggagaggttgatggagatccagcagcacgacagcgtggtggtggaagcagcggtgatctcggcagggcttcgccaagctcagcgagagggagaggtgtcatgggagggagagggaggcgccaggggcttgggtgcggctgccctccctccccccccactatatatagggcccctagggggggcggccctagagattgaatctcaaggggggcggccaaggggggtggcatgccctgtcgtggttctaagcctgacagtagagtgggggtaggtatggagaggcaaggtcctagctatggagaggttgtaaacacaagggatgtacgagttcaggcccttctcggaagaagtaacagccctacgtctcggagcccggaggcggtcgagtggattatgagtatatgagttacaaggtgccgaacccttctgcctgtggaggggggtggcttatatagagtgcgccaggaccctagccagcccacgtaggagagggtttaaggtgagttaagtctggggcgttactggtaacgccccacataaagtgcctttactatcataaagtctacttgattacaggccgttgcagtgcagagtgcctcttgaccttctggtggtcgagtgagtcttcgtggtcgagtccttcaagacagtcgagtgtgtccctcgttggtcgactggaaggcgacttcttctaagggtgtccttaggtaaggtacttagatcaggtccatgaccctaccctaggtacataaccccatcattagcccccgaatggattgaggcttcgagtgaggaaggagttgatgtcgtttccgattatcctttgcgctctggtcgtgcgttgtcctggaccaaagaatctcttcgtcgacagtgagcaacttgtcttcagtcgactcgatccattctattcttgcgtcgagtgatctttcgggcttcgacgatctccgagcgacggatcgctggaaaccccgtgtctgacagactgatctgctattcgcggattccgcgggatgcgaaatttggggacgcgtgcgaagtggagcggaccgcggcgttcggatgggacgggacatagacgcctcgatctccgcgccgcttttttcgccacgtatcccgtctgcataactgttcctgatatgattagatcgaccgggcccacctgtcatccactcggaagggaccttataaatgcgcccggcgaggatttctgtactgtgcctcagtcattttctctctctctctctctctctctgcttctttcttccccgcccagcgtgttcgctctcgcccccgcaccacttcccttcgcgcatctcgccggcaaccatggccaaggagaagacagcggcgctggaacgtgcggagaaggcgtcggcgtcggagaaggcaaaggggagatccaccagccacggcgggtcctcgtccagatcccgcctgccgaagggctgggtccaaggagactggatccagtcgaccatcacagagaatgacctcctcgacatggccaacgagggcttgatccctcatggagctgcgaggcttctggggaaggagtggcagccccagccagaagagggtgagtgtgtgctcttggccacccatgttgatcgtggattttccttgccgccgagtgttttcttccgtggcttcttgaatttctttggagcgcagctccaccactttaccccaaactctattgcctatcttgctgcgttcgtgtccatgtgtgagggtttcctgggctgtcgaccgcactggggtttgttcaagcatatattcacgtgtcgctctcagaccgtgaagaaggcgagcccaggtgatgagagaacccgagtcatccaaatgtgtgggggtctggggatccaggtgaggaataagagcaccttcccgcccatgacctttcccgagtcagtcagaggctggcagtcgacctagttctactgccaagaccagtcgacgccggggcagtcgagtggactccctcagtttaccatggaccgagtgaacaagccctcctctctgaagttgatcccggaggagaaagctgacgtgaagatgttgatggagcgcgtggtgcagttggttcgggagggagtgacgggcatggatctcctggaggtcttccttaggcgtcgcatccagccccttcagttccggagccactgcatgtggttgtactgtgggaccgaagacgagactcgagtccatccagaagcagtcgacgatgtcactctggaaagatggatggtagccgttaccggaaacaaggacaacccacgtgGAGCTAGAAGGATTcttccactcgaccacaacagcgatccaaacaaggtacgttggctctgctctccactgtgttcttgtcgcattcatttctgtttatcctaccgactggtcgactgatccttgtcttgatatctgctaggctctcaccgagctgtactcgatgcccaatggggcccaagctccgactgaggagggtgaggcgagtgggggcgagagccagggagaggaggaatgggactcggacattgcagaggatgatgacgacgatgatgatgacgacggtgatgaagatgacgttgaggacgaggaagaagaggaggaggaggtcgtaccaccgcgttcagaaaggcggtcgaagcttgtccacgacccttcgactgaacgtggcaagggggttgtgACCGTTGCCtagtcgaccaaacgccctcggaccacctctccggtgccgactgaaaaggcgccgaagcagcccagggcggcctcgtcgaagccgaccaagctcctgccgaagatgaaggtgtccatccccaccatatcagggtaatcgttctgcttgagtcttcttattttgtgtgaactttgtctctggtcgacgctgaagttagtcgactgatcctttggagttgcagtgctgctacttctgaaacctcagcccgggctgatgaccatgagatggaggacgcagcaacttcgaacccaggtactgtattcttaacgccgttcttagtcaactgactcgcgatctctgatcctgattcttctccgtagctccacccaatactgttatcgatctccctgatgatgatgaggatgaagaaccactaaAGCGCAGGAGgcgtaggaaagcgtccgccagtaaggtgccccaggacgtgacggcgcctgagattctgattgcggaggaagagaacaccactcgacacacggtgtccttcgcagatccattgacgagtgctcagcagccctccctcttcacaacgcaccacgtcccagaggaccaagctggcgcggcg encodes the following:
- the LOC123106384 gene encoding mitochondrial metalloendopeptidase OMA1, whose product is MNRLWCSLSHTLRRCRAPGAPQRLLDWWCSSASRVTPALLRRCPPSTVSRPLRLQYRWYDDPRKAMTATAIGLSATVMAACQVVPCTNRSHLVVLSAQKERDLGESHFTELKHIYRHRTVDPHHPDSVRVRLIADKIIHAANRGLGIYDSRDAPLLSVTRKGKKKPWARQPHTRHLHGLDTWELVLVSDGRIGATSSPGGRILVFTGLLDWLKTDGEIAFCIAHEIGHHIARHTADITSRLLLPKFLRPTFIRRAEIEADRIGILLLAAAGFHPDHALAFAKKAATVVPKYSVLKQMLEITHPHPEDRLARLSEAKTMEEALELYREATARDKVTEKYFSNPTM